A segment of the Carya illinoinensis cultivar Pawnee chromosome 1, C.illinoinensisPawnee_v1, whole genome shotgun sequence genome:
ACCAACAACCTTGAGTTTAAAAGTAGAGGGAAGAGTCTACGGCAGAGGCCTACCGAGAGGGAAGAGGATGCGATGGAGGCTCGGCGGGGCTGGGGCactgagtgagagagagagagagagaatacggAGATTGGGAAAGACCGAGAGAACAAAGACATGGCTGCTGGGCACAGGCTTCGGCATCGAAAGAGGGGAAACACGAGGTTGGGCTGGGCGGTTCGGCTAGACCGGAGTGGCGGTTAGTGCTCGAAGGAACTTTCTGCGGAGGTGGTGACGGTGTGGATGGGCTGTCGACTTCGCTAGGCGGCATCGACATGTCACGGGCTGTGAAACCGAAACGGGAAGTGGTTTTTCTTGCTCTGTTTTGGGTGCTTGAAAACAGGGCTTAGGTTTGTGTAGCGTGGTGGTGCAAGGAGGTTAGGGGTGCAGGTCGTGAGTGAAGGCTTGCGGGTTGGTGTTGGGTGGCTAGCTTGAGGCCCACGGTGGGGAAGACTACTTCCCCTGTTTCGAGGGTAGAAAAACAGAGCTTATTGGCAGTGGAGAGGGAACCGAAGGCTGTTTGGTGGTTGAGTGGGTGGAGGCGTTGGGCTGTGGTTCAACGGGAAGGGAGCAATGTTCTTTTTTTATACATGCAAAACAGGGGGTGTTGTGGTGGATAAACCGTGCGCTGAGGTGGTGACCGAGAGGAGGTGCAGTGGCTCTAAAGGGCGGTTTAACCGTGAGCTTAGGTGGGGTGGATTTCCGTTCGGGTTGTTGCTGCGAGATGGAGTGGTGCTGCTGCTTGGAGGGGCTCACATGCAGTGGCTGGGTCACACGGTGGCTGAGGTTCCTTGCGTGGACTGGGCAGTAGCTACGTTAAGGTAGCGCGGCGGCAACCCTAGtctagaggaagaagatgaatatGGGATCTAACGTGTTCTTGTTCTATATATAATGGGGTTTGTTGCTGTGAACATAGGGGCTGTGGGAAAAGGAACGTGCATGGTTTGGGAAGTGTACGAGAGACGTGCATGTGTGGTGAACGTGTGACGGCAACCAAGAACTAACTAgggtttcaaacaaaaaataaataaataaaagaaatattttaggcCCGTAGtctatcagaaaaaaaaaaaaaaaaaaaaaattttgaaaacagtttGGCACTGGACCGGGTGTTACAGGAAATGTAATGGTTGGGCATTAATGGCCAACTACTCGAGACCCTCGGAGATTCACGAGCGGTGCATAGACTACCAAACTAGTTTTATCGGGAAACCCGAGACCGCCATCACCTTCGTATTAGGAGAATCATGCCTTTTCCCCAGGAAAGGAACCTCGTGCAGTGAAGCATGCCAAGCAAAACAAGCAatgggaagggaaaaaaattagaaatacagAGAGAGGCATATAATTGTATAGCAAGGGCAAAAATGTATATACAAAGTGCAATAACGCATTGGGCACCATGGTTTGTACATATAAGGAGCTGCGCGCAAAGAAGCTGCATCATTCtatgtataaaaagaaaagggaagatCAATCAAGGGAGGCGTCGAGGCCCATCTCGGAGTCAATAGGGCCCACCTCGAGGGCGCCCGAATCCAATTGATGCCTGGTGGGGTCAGCCTTGGTCCCCTTGAAGCTGCCTGCCCCAGAGTCAGCACTAATGACATCCCCAGGATGACGGCCTGGGTGGGTCGCCATTTACAGGCAAGAAAGCATGCAGAATCATTGCCTGCCCAATCTCACCCACATGATTAAGAGCAATAGATTTGGGGTCAAGGTCTTCAAGATCAACAGCCCTTAAGTGCACCTTTAACACCTCAGAACTCGGGTTCAGGATGACATAGTCGCGCATTCTCTCAAGGCCTTTAAGATATCTCTCGGACCAAGCGTCGTCACGAATGTAGAGGGCTCTCCCAGCTGGTCACTTGCGTGGGTGGCGACCTCTTGCACCTAAGACAAGTCGCTTTGCAAATCCTGGATGACCACATCTTGAGCGGCTATCCTCTTCTAGGCCACCCCCAACTCGATCAGCACCTCATCCTCTCTGACGCTGGTCGTAGACAGTAAGACTCCCCAATCCTCCACAATGGCCGACAAGGACAAGCATTCCCCCTCCAGCCTTTCATTTTTCGCATGAAGCTGTGACTCTTGGAGCTTGTTCGGCGACTCCTGGGCTTTCACGGCCAACTCCCTAGCCATCGCAAGCTCCACCTCCAGGCAAATTCTCTCCTCCATTTCTCCACTCGCCTAATGGAGGGTCATCATCACCATGGATTGAAGCTCCAGGTTTTCCCTCTCGACGGCCTCTTGACTACTCACAATATGCTCAGCCAACCAATTGCCTTTAACCCTCGTAACCAGAAGCAAGAAGGTGAGGACGAGAGGGTGAAAGTAAGTGAGcatgacaaaagaaaaatagagagtaaGAGAAGACGTCAGAGAGAAAGTCCCTTAGTGACCTGGACACCTGGTCCAAAGCCTTCGCTCACCTAGTTTTGCCCTTGAGACGAGGACATGTAGGGATAGCCCCAGCCGAGTCACCTGAGGGAGGTGATCCTTGGTCCGCCCCAACACCCCCAACATCGCTTAGTGGCCCTCTGTCCAACCTACCTCATGAGGAAGCTAGAACGAAGACCCATATAGCTGAGAGCCTGGTCCTTAGGCGTATGAAACATGATGtcaacacacacatacacatacatggACGCTCCAATTCTTATTAGATTTATCACTTCTTCTTTACACATTGAATCTTTGAACAAAAAAAGGGGAAATCATCTCTTGTCTCGTAGTATCCAAGGCCACTAGTTTGTTGGGCTTCTACTTGGTTGAGCTTTGGGTAGCTTTAGGTAGAAGGGCTGGTTTTCTATCCCTCCACTACTCCAGCTTAGGCTCATTGCCTTTCAGCCCTACAACTCCTGAACATAGCATTCCCTCGCCACCACTTACTCACTGCATACCACCCCTATGCCCTCCTCCATAGGAGCATTGTACGAGGAGCCTTCACCACTACACTCCTACGCCCTCCTCCATAGGAGCCTGGACCATGAGGAAGTCCACCATGGTGGTTGCCGTGAGTCTTTCCATTCCAATGGTCATGGAATCCAACAGTTTCACTGTCTAGTTAGAAAATCCCCTTAGTGGCATGGAAGATGGTCGCAGTTTGTCTTGACTGATCCCCATTTTGATAGAGACCTCCTAGAAAAGGATGTCGGCCAAACTACCATTGTCTACCAGTATCCTCCTAGTTGTGTAGTTGGCCACTAGCATTGTCACTACCAGAGCGTCCTCGTGCTAATAGATCACACTTCCACAATCTATATAACCAAAAGAAACTATCAGGGTCTTTTGGGTTCGGGCTTGTTTGGGTTAGCTCCAGACCTTGAAGACTTCCTCGTATCTCTCCCTCTGAGTGTATGCTTTTCTATCGGATATAGATGGGCCTTTGCCGGTGAGCCCTTCAGTTATGGTGTGGATTTCTCCCAAGGGGATGTTGTTTTGGTTCTGTCTTGGTAGACTTTCCTCCTTTCTCCTCAAATTCCTCCTCCATGGGCTCTCACTTTGACAAGCTTCCTGTCTTGGGTCTTGCCTTTCTCCAGCTACTTCCCTAGGGGTCAAGGGTGGTGAGCTCCCTAACGTCCAAACAATTCTCCTTAGGCCTCTTTTTGGATCTCTGCCATGACATTTCTCCTCAGGATTTGGCAATCTTCAGTCGGTGACCCTTCTCCTCATGATAGGCGCAGTACCCGTGAGCTCTCAAGTCGCGGTCGCTGATTCCCCGTGGGTGTTCCTCCTCCCACATTTAcacatgcatgttcatgtgagCTTTCAGGAGATGGTGGAGCTATCACTCCTCTCATTTTGCCCCTTCTCGAGGGTCTTTGCACTAACACCCCACTTAGAGCCACTCACCGACTACTCTGTGCCTGCACATCTCATGGGGATCAAAGCTTTGAGGGTATTTGAGGTCTTTCGTATTATTTCTAGCATGAATGGGCTTAGGGGCAAATGCCACCCAAGAGCGCCACCAGTGTGATCTTCTTGTCTTGGTCATCCGTCGTCATTTGTTCTTTATTGAAGCGGTATAAGTACGCCTTTAAGCTTTCTTCTTCCAACTGTTTTACAATGACGAGGTAAGCGGCCAGCCATCTTATCTTTCAGCTGGCTATGAATTGCATTAAGACCAGCCAGCCTAACTCCTCCAAGGTGTGGATGGTATCCAGTTGAAGGGCTCTAAACCATGCAAGTTCCAAGAGAAAGTCATGCAATGTCATGTGTGTCTTAAATGTCTCCAGGTGCTCAGCACGGAGTCTTTCGACCCATCATACATTTCTATTTGGGGAGCTCTAAGCTTGGGTAGAAGTGGGACATCCATCATTTTGGCATTGTAAGGTAGGTCCATGCTGCTGGGCAGCTGGTCCACGGAGGATGATCCTCCTATTCTTTTCGCCATTTCCTCGTACTTGCCCATAAGGCTGTGTAACTCGTCGTTCATCCTTTTGTGTTCTTCATCTTTGGATGGTATCTCGCCAATATTTTATGAGTCCCCCTCCATCCGTTCGATTCACTTGGTCTGGCGCCTTTTTCAAACTTGGCGTTCCTTTTGTTTAGCTCTCATTCTCATGTCAGATGGCCTCCACATATGAGGTCATTTTCTTTATGAGTTCCTCCATTTTTGTAGTTCTCCCTTCCATGTCTACCGATGTAGCCTCCTGCTCAAGGGTCGCTTGGGAACATGCCATGGCTGGCATAAAAATGGCATGTTGATGTCGttacatcaaaatatatattaatactacaGACGGCGCCAACTGTTAAGGTGTGTTTTTCAACCACCAACTCCGATGATGAGTCGAGGGCCTATAAAGAAGAGAATGTGGTGGTTGGGTGTGTCCATGCCTCCAATGCTGAAGTCAGGATGTATTGTTgatggagaaaagagagaaagagctgAGGATGACTTTAGAGTGAGCAACCCCCTTTCTCTACCGTTCCCTCATATTTATACTTATTCTTTGGAAGTATATCTGACTCCCCTGTCACTGTAATGATCACCCTCTGTTCCAAACGGCATGGCATCTCATTTAATATGGTTGTTCTTGTCAACTACAAAAACTTGACCCTGGCCGGCCATTCGACCTCGCATTTAATGCGACTGATCCTATGGAGGATAGGATCCGTACCAGTCTTTCCCTCATTAATGCCCTGAGTCTGAGGGAGCACTACTTGTTTCTCTCTCATTGGGAAGACAAGGGCTTCTCCCCAGTAACTCGCTGGCTTTGGTGAAGTGGCTCGGGCCTAGCCCAGCTGGGTACAAAAACCCTATTCcacaatgataaatatatattccacAAATTTAGTATTTAAGCATATTTTTATGGTGAAACTGAAATTTATAGAAATATCCATAAAACATCGATCTGAACTTTATTTCTTTGCTATTCATTAAAAGCATCCAACTTTTGTGATATAATTAAAACTATCCTAAACTCATCGTTTCTTTAGGGGGGCAATCCGTCTTCTCAAGTTGTGTTTGTTAATTTAAACATGAcctatatttaattaaatgagttaAACACTAAAACATTAACTCGGCCCATATAAATACTGGGTGACACGACACAACTCAACCCGCATAACTTGTTTAATGACTTAGCATTTATTAGGCTAACCTGAATAGGTCGGTTCAATCCGTTTCAACTTATTTAATCCATTTCAACCCGTTTAAAGTGTTTCATATATAAATGAGTTAAGCTGACtagtatatttattttgatccagctaaaagaattttatatataatacaagaatAACTAGACAAATTACTTACAATTACAATAGgattcataataaaatattttattatcaatatacaaatcaataatataaaagaaaattgatattttcataaaataattacttattAACAAAGAAATGTTTAATAGTTTCAAATATTAAGAAGTCATATAATTAACATAAAATTTGAGAATAAGGTTTATTTGTGTTATACGGGCTGAGTGCGGGTTTTAAAGTTGACTCACATTTGACTGGTTGAGTGCGGGTTTTAAAGTTGACTCACAATTGACTTAATTATTTATCAGATCAACCTACCTATTTCGTGTTGTAATTTCACGAATACTTGAGCTATTCATAGTCTCCATCATCCTCTTTACTTTATTGAGGTAGTTGTCAATCAGCATATATTTCGATCATTACTTGAGCTATTAAGTGGTCGTGTGAGTGATTAATGTTTGAGTAttacaatttttgttttgaatttgttttttataattgtaatggATCACGCGACAATTGATGTGTTTACAAATCGATTTGTAAAgtagaataaaacaaaacaagataatttattattgagaaaaaaaaaaaaaaaaagagtgaagaaCTCTGCTGTCCACTCATAGATgactaggaaaaaaaaaaaaaaagggtcaaaAAGTGGCAGAAGCtagcatttatttttataaaatccagGGATACCACGGAATAAAATTCATACGGGTTAATTAGACAGTCCAGCTTTCTCCTTCATGGCATGCATCCTTAAGCCAGGTATGTGGACATTAAGGATGTAGTCTTTCCAATCTATGCTCCTCACATCAAAACCAAACATCCCCTTTTCTTCCTCAGACATGCTTTCCATCAATTTCTGGGCATTGCTGTTATCAaacctgcatgcatgcattgtaGTGCTTTATTTACTAGAATAGCAGATGACATATCTTCACAAAAGAGGGAACTAACATCATTTGATCAGGATCATACCTTCCTGGGTAGAACATGTATGGCTCATATATATTGGCCAGGTACTTTGCTCTCTCAACCAATTTTCTGCAACTATTTTCAAATTCCTGACCAAGTTTCCCATTTAAATTTTGCTGAATTGTATCCCGCGAAATGTGAGCAGAAAATTCATCCATGGAGCCGTACATTTTGCAGGCTTGTACGTTGATTGGCCTACCCTCGGAGCCGATCCAGGGGGATGAAATGAAGTGATCaccaaaaaatgtaaaaagatcTCGTATTAGTAAGGGGTTGGCTACTGAAGAGGCAACATGGTAGATATTAATGTCTCCCTTTCCGCCCTTTCCATGCCTTGTTATGGCTGCCAAGGTGGCATTCACAACCATGTCAGCGGGGACCTACAATTAGTCACGATGTAAGTCGGTCGAAGAAATCATTTGTGTAAATATTGTCGTCAATATCAGGATTCTCTacgattttttaattaaaatattttctatcagTTGGAGAGGTATAGGCACAATATCTCAGCCCGGTCGTTGCAATTAATATTAGCATCAATCCGGCCACAATACTCACGGGTAGGTAGCATTTGATGTTGTAGGTCCACATAGTATGTACGTGTCTATTTTTCTTGGAATGatagaaaatatttgaataaaaagattatagAGAATCTTAATCCATATTGTAACATACGTGTCTAGGGGAAAAGTAATATTACTCACAATGTCGAAGACCCCATTTAGATCAATTGGAAAACCCGTGAGCTGCCCTTTTCCATAGGATGAAATGATTGGATCAATCATtcttaaaggaaataaaagagaGTTATAAGCGTTAATAAGTgcatttgcatttaaaataatattaaatacagttaTAAAATTTACAGAATATGTAAATTTCACACAcgtcttttgaaaaataaggaACACAACattaaaatgtaatttttatttttaatttttatttatatggatcTTAGATTCGTCCCTTTCTTTCAAAGAGACGAGGGGCTTGTGCATCTTAAAACAGTAAATCTTGGACTTGCATTTAATGGCTAAGAACTTGGTAATTAATAATCAATAAAGACATACCTAATCCCTTCTATCCATCCAGGGAATGGCTCTCTATAAGTGCTCTCAATAACACTCGGTCGAACAATTACCATAGGAAGCTCTCCTTTAATTTTTCCCATTGCCATTTCTCCCATAGCCTTAGTGAAGGAATATGTATCTTTCCACCCGAATTTTCGTGCCCTGATAATGAAATTGCTAGACATTAATATTGCTTATTGGTCTctcttttatctaataaataatcaaaaaagAATATGAGAATTGTTCTTGTAGACCACAGTCGAATAATATATTTCCTTAAAGAATTGTTTCAGTCACAgagaattataaaataaaaggctATAATCTTATGtgacttaattaatataatatataattaataatccTTAAACCTCAAAATCTTacagaaatacaaaaaattcaaaatgcgACTAGCTTCGTTTCCTTCAGAAATTCAACCTTAATATAGTTGCAAATATTCACTttcaaagaaaagacaaaaattaagaagaaattCCTCAGTACCTTTCCAAACCTAATTCTTTCATTTTCCGAGTCAGTCCTTTAGTTTTAAAATCTTCCAGGGAATCCAAAGCTAACTTCATTTCAAGGTTGACGTCCAAAGTAGGGAAGGAACTTGGAGTGCTAGCCTCCTCGCGAAGTGACTCTTCCATAAATATTCCTTCTCCTATTGCATGAACGTAAGCTGTACGCTCACGAGTGAAAAAATTACATAACTATATTACTGTTCTAAAAACATTGGACATAAATCATAGCATGATTACTAGTTGGCTAATCATGATAGGTGATATTGAGAACATTAAGAAAAAGGGCTAATTCCTCTCGTGTACGTACCTGTTGATATATGCAAGAAGAGCTCAAGTTTCTTGCACGTCTTTGCAAAGCTCATGAGCAGACAAGGCCCTCTTATGTTTATATCAACAGCAACATCGTATCTGCTTTTCCAAATTAACGAAAATGCATAATAATTAGTAGatctttatatttgaaaatacaGTTGTAATAAGTACCAATACAAGAAGATTCATACAACCTTTCACGGAAATCTGTAGTAGCTGCAGAATTTACAATAATATTGGCTTCTTTTCTAATCACGTCACCCAGTTGTGCATCTAAACCCAGATTATGCTCTCGGACATCACCAACTACAGTCACCAGTTTGCTCAACATGAAGTCTTGATAGGATTTCCCATGTATTTGCCGGAGACACTTGAACATGAGCTCAGCATTTATTATCTGAACACAAACATTACTAGAAATGAATATTGTTGGCCGTACATCCTCCTTAACTTGTTGATCGAATTAGGTGATTTGAAGCTACTTCATGTGGATCTCACATTgacatttaattattttttcaaccgAACATTAATTGAAAAAACGTATCTTTCATAACTAGAACACGTACTTCGCTTTGTAATCTTTCATTTGCAGATTCCTTGTTTTTTGCCCTGATCAAAAGATATATCTTACCCACATCTGGCACTGCTCGTAGAATCTTCTCAATGAGCACTACATTTACAAAACATCGGTCAATGGTTGGCTAAgtcaataaataaatgtaaacgatcgttaatgaataatatattagaatatataatacatagctAATTTATACATGAAGTTTCTTAACATGTGCCACGTACACATGATCAGCAAGTCGACTAAGGATGACAAGATTTAACTAAAAGACAAAGTAATAAGTTGATAATTAGATGTGAAGTCACGTATATCAAATATcacaaaagaattaatatatgtataCCTTTGGCTAAGAATCCAGTAGCACCAGTAATGAAAAGATTTTTCCCTCTTAGAAAACTCAAGACTCCAATGCCTTCATTCATTTTCGCTAAAGTGGAGGTTGTTCCACCATAAGGCACTGTCGTATCCTTCAGTACATGATCACCACCATCTCCTTGGATCTTCCTCATGTTATTAGGGTACGAATCGAAACTCGCAGCAGTTACTGAAACAACATGACCATCACGTTTGTTTCTTGTCAATGCAAATCTTTCCAACAACATGGAAAATGTTGTATAAGATTTTGCTGCAATTTTCCCACTTCCTAGGTTGGACCCCATGCTAATTCTACTACTCCTTTTCATCAACCAACGCTCATGCTTCTCACTCATGTCTGTGACTCTCACTAGTCTTTTGTATGCTAAAGAGAAAGAGCATTGGCATAAAGCAGCCTCCATGAGTTCGTACGTAGCTCGTAGTGAGACTGCAGATAGCCGAGATCAATTAATATTTGCTTATTTGCATGAATGGGATCAAGGTTTCCAGGAGGTGGAGGATGAATATTTTATGGTCGATGCCAAAACCTTTATAACAACGGTCCCAGGACAATGATTAAAACCTAGTGTGCAAGGACATGCATTAATTCAAAAATAggatatatgaaaataatatatatttaaaagaaggGAGATGAGATTCGCAAGATAGAGATGAAATtcgcaaaataaataaatatgagattatataaaattaaattaaataaaattaattttttaataatagagtaCGTACCATATGCatgctctttttaaaaaataattgtgcTTGGCACTGTAACATTAGTATCCTTCACATGATGAGTATACCTTGTCCTTAATCTTCCCAATTTTATCAGGTAGGAATCGAAACTCGCATGCAGTAGTTAGTGGTACTGAAGCAACGTGACCATGTTTGATTTGTTTATTGTGATCAATGCAAATCTTTCCAATTACAACGTGGAAAttgttttataaatataataaataattcaatttttttaatttaaaaataataatattttatttaattttcaacttttatctaaaatcatcccaactcatctcactatctaaagtTTAAACCATAACTCCTCTttcactttcacaaaatttttcatctcatttcatctcttcgatctcatctaatcattataaaatcttcaaattcttatacaaaataaaataaacaatttaactttttaaaattttaatataaaaataatattaaaataatatattttaataatattttattcaactttaaattttaatcttaattttaataatcttaatttccttgttttgattTGGAAACCTTCTCaacctatctcatctcatctcaactcatgatcattacatttttttcaaatttttccacaaaatataataaataattcaactttttcaaatcataattcaactttttcaaatctcaaaaaaataataataatattttattcaatttatttaaaactatctcatttcatcatattTCACTCCTGAATTATAACTAGAccttaatctcatcttatctctaaaaacaaacgaTACGTTAATAACTCGTGCCCAACAGATAGCAAGCTAGAGATCAATTTTTTGAGTAATGCTTCAGGTACCGAAAAATGCTCCCAAAtacactttatttttttctttattgtttttcattcatttttttatattcttaaatttttttttttaaatcacattatcatttaaaaaaatttacttaatcactaagaaaaaaataaaatctaataaaaaagagaggtaaaaaaaaaaagctcccaATTTCGGAAGCTTTAGTATTTCTCATTTGGAAAAGATAggattattactattttattatttatttactacttattttgtatttgatttttttaattttttattttacttaatagttaaagaaattaccattagtaaaattatatattttttaaaataattaaaataaaataataataaaaaaattcctaATATGGTATAAGTAGTGAATGTAAAGTCATAGGTATCACTACCCTTCTCATTTTTGGTTGCCAACACGTGATTGGGTCAGGTGCAAGGACAATAATTCAAAGACATGCAAGGACAATAAGACATCACCAGCAGGGGTCCTGATCAGATCTGATTTTTCAGACTTCAACCAACTTCTTTATGATAGGGACCCAATGGTAACGTTCAGTTTGGAAGTTCATGAATCCTCAAGGGGCTCATTGAGAATTGTTTAAGGGCCTGCttgttattgttttggaatttagaGCATCCCCATCAGCATCCTTATATCGAGATTTTCCTTAAAATTTGGGGATaaattttagggttttgatGAAAATGACTCTCCATCCCAATCCCTAAAATGCGATTTGGGTTTCCGGTTTGTACAGTGATATCCCATATTTGTGCATCTACTGTTTGTCCCCAaattgtttttctctttcttggTCCCGCGTTTCTCTTCTCTGGACAGTTGGGTGGCCGTGCGAAATCACCTCCTCGACTCCTCCCTCGCAATCAGACGAATCTTGCACCGAATGTGGGTAATCTCTAAACTTTCGCTTTCCTCCATGGCTGGTTTCTCACCTATTGGCCTATCTCTTTCTATGTTTCGGCACCTTCCATGGCTGAACTTTGTGAACCGGGCATCCTCCATGGCTGGCCACCGAGCTTCTCTATCTCAAAAACAAAATCCCCCATCTCGGTTTAATCATGGTTGCAGTGATTTACCGTGATCTAATTTTGCTTAAACCTCTAGATTTTTGTATGTATGATCTGAAAACCCTAGCTATTCTTGCTCAAAATAGGCGCTGAAAATGGTTGGAGAAATTGGGTTGCTGAGAATTTGTTGTTTCAATTACCATTTCTCTGAGATTTGATAACTCCACTGATATCTGTTGAATGGTCGAAATTGATATTGTTTGGATCTGAAACTTTGTGGTTATGTATGTTCTTCtatgcagattttttttatgtatttagtaATCTTTTCTTGCTCAAAATACTAGATTTGTTGAGCGCTGTAACTGGGTCTGAAAATGAGAATTATTGTTGCTCTGTTTGGGCTATTCGGATGGTTGTTGATATCCTTGTTGCTCTGATAATCGCTGGACAGATTTTGTTGGCTTTGGGAGTGTTGTTTCGATTACCATGCCAGAATTTGGGAAGTGCTGATTTCATTTGTGGCTTTCTATGTGGAACATATTTGGTTATGTAGTTGTATAAACTGAAAATTATGTTTGGCAAGCTGAAAAATCTTCCAAAATTTGAGTTAAATTCTACTGATTTTTGTGGTTCTCTGCATCCTATATTGATAGGTGTGATGTTTGTTATGCCAATAACATGTGCAATATTACCATTAAGTTTCCTTGGTATCTCATTTAGGTGTGAAGTCTGTAGGGATTGATTTTTGGACTTATATATCTAATGGGTTGGGGCCGTGGTTTTCTGGTATTTATTTTTGCACTTATACCtttccaatttcttttgaaaatgtgTACTCAGTCCATATGTGGCTTTTTGTGGCTGGTGGATATTCATTTACCCTTCATTTTGAACAAATTTGATAGTTGAATACAGTGATGAACTGTCTCGATGACTGAagttattatttgttttcagattattttatttgagcttCCATGTTAATATTATTGGTCTGTGCAGATTCTGTTTTCAGATTAATAGCCATTTCcgttaattaatttttgttccatTCTTGTATATCATTTGCAGTGTTTCATATATATCGGGCTAGGGATGCATTCCAATAGGCTATGATGATGGTGTTATAGGGGGGGTTAATTCACTAGTGTTAATTAGGGACCCATCGTTATAGCGGGGTAATCCTCATCCGGATGaccatattgcagtttgtgaTACTTTTCACAAAATGCAATCGGGGTTCGGGTggggttttgcagccattcgatgTTCGGGGCCTTACTTACGCATGctgtcaatatttacaccattctgagccgttttagtaattaatatattttatattataataaatacttgattcggatggggatgctcttattttttttatttgtgatttGCATGCTGTTTTGGTTGGTGTTTTGTATTATGTTGTGAATATAATTAATGTGTAAAGTAAACCCCCTCGGCTGTGATGATAACAACCGCATGTGGGGATACGGGATATGATTGGCCATCTCCTCAATGG
Coding sequences within it:
- the LOC122302222 gene encoding fatty acyl-CoA reductase 2, chloroplastic-like; protein product: MEAALCQCSFSLAYKRLVRVTDMSEKHERWLMKRSSRISMGSNLGSGKIAAKSYTTFSMLLERFALTRNKRDGHVVSVTAASFDSYPNNMRKIQGDGGDHVLKDTTVPYGGTTSTLAKMNEGIGVLSFLRGKNLFITGATGFLAKVLIEKILRAVPDVGKIYLLIRAKNKESANERLQSEIINAELMFKCLRQIHGKSYQDFMLSKLVTVVGDVREHNLGLDAQLGDVIRKEANIIVNSAATTDFRERYDVAVDINIRGPCLLMSFAKTCKKLELFLHISTAYVHAIGEGIFMEESLREEASTPSSFPTLDVNLEMKLALDSLEDFKTKGLTRKMKELGLERARKFGWKDTYSFTKAMGEMAMGKIKGELPMVIVRPSVIESTYREPFPGWIEGIRMIDPIISSYGKGQLTGFPIDLNGVFDIVPADMVVNATLAAITRHGKGGKGDINIYHVASSVANPLLIRDLFTFFGDHFISSPWIGSEGRPINVQACKMYGSMDEFSAHISRDTIQQNLNGKLGQEFENSCRKLVERAKYLANIYEPYMFYPGRFDNSNAQKLMESMSEEEKGMFGFDVRSIDWKDYILNVHIPGLRMHAMKEKAGLSN